In a genomic window of Ralstonia nicotianae:
- a CDS encoding ankyrin repeat domain-containing protein: protein MDFPRRHSLSPLRFLTPSRSPQTERTPGASPAPGNTPRRASGPLSGLTKGFNALFKADPEKAALRQAFSMAETGKAESLAGLLQSHPHLVMAVNANGTTLLASAAKRGHLEVVRLILARPESAILINQINKRGETPLQRAVEAGRTAVVGALLQHAEIDPNRVDKHGQTPLHIAAGNRHADITRALVEHPRTEVNRPDRDGNTALHLAVRKRGLDAAGELLRHPHIDPNQPNAKHHTPLTMAIAKLHVDCVHALASHPGVQVNRPGTDGHPPVWQAVAQFVEHLESGSFARHRVRTGKELDCLFELARSPHIDLNVLGPGGHTPLTRLACAKPHRYVQAGRDTTFTEIQHKQRVVDAVRAFLQGSSEGRNGFNPNARNIDGQVAVQIALRNGHDALASRLLQDPRTDPGAAVTRLIGKPGRLSRLLNPGGAEPKTHGAGQAFLVEQLERSIRFRNPDGTANPWISLALCEYAARFEITAEAQRRASAENRSCRPDAASYAAQALEFSMAFQQAPIIKVAAQALIHHAPRHQAHFNLGGIDVSRSEIQAWAAGDVPEAVLNAHIEQYVRDGRINVHADALLTRGQQLLNAMKRLTPEDQRRSVEQSAADLRAMIGQRSDQLKQALKAEASEAALEALAAFEAFETVEAMEAMAAEQAEDAEEAREEEEVEDAQEDEAAQARAHTEAEHQKARLKGRIDDLRNAGKGIKHLLKMGPTKEDPDYAFHANVALADTWSYVQSRKDPELKDNLTAALLLRLADVGKDVPCNTGCIQRVAFASEGIDTSLHQGEPGRGAMYEEIVSIAKAVNERYKARYGEVEAFDPAAPGTSSAPSVTARDRQAILRYTKGAEIDDDVVTDVKRDMVRADVLADLVGRRGWTRATVEELLAPILDNVEYLDEFSVKASGSPDVHAGP, encoded by the coding sequence ATGGACTTCCCTCGTCGCCATTCCCTGTCCCCGCTACGATTCCTCACACCGTCGCGCTCACCCCAGACGGAGCGTACGCCCGGCGCTTCTCCCGCACCCGGCAATACGCCTCGCAGGGCGAGCGGTCCGCTGTCCGGCCTGACCAAAGGCTTCAACGCGCTGTTCAAAGCCGATCCGGAAAAGGCCGCGCTGAGACAGGCCTTCTCCATGGCCGAAACCGGCAAGGCGGAATCGCTGGCGGGTCTGCTGCAAAGCCATCCGCACCTGGTGATGGCCGTCAACGCGAACGGGACCACGCTGCTGGCATCGGCCGCCAAGCGCGGACACCTGGAGGTCGTCCGCCTGATACTGGCGCGGCCGGAGTCCGCCATCCTCATCAACCAGATCAACAAGCGCGGGGAAACGCCGCTCCAGCGCGCCGTCGAAGCGGGGCGTACCGCCGTGGTCGGGGCGCTGCTCCAGCATGCGGAGATCGACCCGAACAGGGTCGACAAGCACGGGCAGACGCCGCTTCATATCGCAGCCGGCAATCGCCATGCTGATATCACGCGCGCATTGGTCGAGCATCCGCGCACGGAGGTGAACCGGCCGGACCGCGACGGCAATACCGCGCTGCACCTCGCCGTGCGCAAGCGCGGGCTGGACGCGGCGGGCGAGTTGTTGCGCCACCCCCATATCGACCCCAACCAGCCCAATGCCAAGCATCACACCCCGCTGACGATGGCGATCGCCAAGCTGCACGTCGATTGTGTGCATGCGCTGGCCAGCCATCCCGGCGTACAGGTCAACCGGCCCGGCACGGACGGCCATCCTCCTGTCTGGCAAGCGGTCGCCCAGTTTGTGGAGCACCTGGAGAGCGGTTCTTTTGCGCGCCATCGGGTGCGTACCGGTAAGGAGCTCGATTGCCTTTTCGAGCTGGCCCGCTCGCCGCACATCGATCTGAATGTTCTTGGCCCGGGCGGGCATACGCCGCTGACCCGGCTGGCTTGCGCCAAGCCGCACCGGTACGTGCAGGCAGGGCGGGACACCACATTCACGGAGATCCAGCACAAACAGCGGGTCGTGGACGCCGTCCGCGCCTTCCTCCAGGGCAGCAGCGAGGGGCGCAATGGTTTCAATCCGAACGCCCGCAATATCGACGGCCAGGTTGCGGTCCAGATCGCGCTGCGCAATGGACACGACGCGCTGGCCTCCCGGCTGCTGCAGGATCCGCGCACCGATCCGGGGGCGGCGGTGACACGCCTCATCGGCAAGCCAGGCCGATTGTCCAGGCTGTTGAACCCCGGGGGGGCGGAGCCGAAAACCCATGGCGCCGGTCAGGCGTTCCTGGTGGAGCAGCTCGAGCGGTCGATACGGTTCCGCAACCCGGACGGCACCGCGAATCCCTGGATATCCCTCGCGCTATGCGAATATGCGGCTCGCTTCGAGATCACGGCCGAGGCCCAGCGGCGCGCATCGGCCGAGAATCGATCGTGCCGGCCCGACGCCGCATCGTACGCGGCGCAGGCGCTGGAGTTCAGCATGGCCTTCCAGCAGGCACCGATTATCAAGGTGGCGGCGCAGGCGCTGATCCACCACGCCCCGCGCCACCAGGCGCACTTCAACCTGGGCGGCATCGACGTGTCCCGCAGCGAAATCCAGGCATGGGCCGCCGGCGATGTGCCCGAGGCCGTCCTGAATGCGCACATCGAGCAGTACGTGCGGGATGGCCGGATCAACGTGCATGCCGATGCCCTGTTGACGCGCGGGCAGCAGTTGCTCAACGCGATGAAGCGCCTCACGCCCGAGGATCAGCGCCGTTCGGTCGAGCAGTCCGCCGCCGATCTGCGTGCGATGATCGGCCAGCGCAGCGATCAGCTCAAGCAGGCATTGAAGGCCGAGGCCAGCGAGGCGGCACTGGAAGCCCTGGCGGCGTTCGAGGCATTCGAGACCGTCGAGGCCATGGAGGCGATGGCTGCCGAGCAGGCGGAGGACGCCGAAGAGGCGCGAGAAGAGGAGGAGGTCGAGGACGCGCAGGAGGACGAGGCGGCGCAGGCACGGGCGCACACGGAAGCGGAGCACCAGAAGGCGCGGCTGAAGGGGCGTATCGACGATTTGCGCAACGCCGGGAAAGGTATCAAGCACCTGCTGAAAATGGGGCCGACCAAGGAGGACCCTGACTACGCGTTCCACGCCAACGTCGCTTTGGCGGATACGTGGTCGTACGTACAGTCCCGCAAGGACCCGGAGCTCAAGGACAACCTGACCGCGGCCCTGCTGCTGCGCCTGGCCGATGTCGGCAAGGATGTCCCCTGCAACACGGGCTGTATCCAGCGCGTGGCCTTCGCCAGCGAAGGCATCGATACCTCGCTGCACCAAGGGGAGCCGGGTCGGGGGGCCATGTATGAAGAAATCGTCTCCATCGCGAAGGCGGTCAACGAACGCTACAAAGCGCGCTATGGCGAGGTCGAAGCCTTCGATCCGGCTGCGCCGGGCACGTCTTCCGCGCCGTCGGTGACGGCGCGCGACCGGCAGGCGATCCTGCGATACACGAAGGGGGCGGAGA